In the genome of Salana multivorans, the window CGCCGGCCAGCGCCATCCGGGCACCGATCCACATGACGACCGCGAGGAACAGGCCGGGCAGGAGCGCCTGCATGGCGTCGAGGAGCGACTGCACGCCGGCGACGGCGACACCGGCGTCCCGCACCTTGTGCGACTGGCGGCGGTAGCGGGCCGTGAAGACCTCCTCGCCGCCGATGCCGCGCAGGATGCGCAGGCCCGAGACGGTGTCCGAGCCGAGCGTGGTGAGCTTGCCGTTCTGCTCGCGCTGGGCGCCCTGGAGACGCTGCAGCGGGCGCACGATGAAGGCGAGGACGGCCGCGACGAGCGGGACGCCGAGGAGCACGCCGATGCCGAGCGCGACCGAGGAGCGCATGAGCAGGACCGCCACCACGAGGTAGGCGATGATGCTGCCGAGGAAGCGGCCGAGGAACGAGTAGATCTCGCCGATGCGCGGGCCGTCGGTGCTCACGGTGGCGAGCACCTCGCCGGTCGGGACCTCCCGGCGCAGGGCGTCGCCGGTCTCGGTCACGTGCCGGCCGACGACGCTGACCGTCCCGAGGCACGCGCGCAGCCACGCTGCGACGTCGACCTGGTGGGCGAGCATCCCGGTGAAGGCGCGGACGACCCAGATGGCGAGCATCGCGCCGCACCACAGGAGCAGCGTGCGGGACAGGCCGTTGGACAGGCCGGCGCCGACGACCTGGCCGAGGATCCACGGCGCGGCGGCCTGGGTCAGTGCGTTGACGATGCCGAGGGCGATCCCGGCGGCGACGAGCCAGCGCTGTTCGCGCGCGCGCCAGAGGAGGAAACGCGCGACCGAGCGGGTCGGTGCGGGGGAGGCTGGGAGACGGTAGAGGTCGAGCACGCGGGAGACGCTACGCGGCACCTCCGACATCGGGCCAGTCGTTTTCCGCGTGTCGATCGAATCGATTCGGGGCGTGTCGTTCCGCGGGTCTTGCGTTGGCAACGCCGAGGTCATCCGGCGGTCACGGGAGCCTTTTTCACGGCCCTGGTCGGGACCGCGGCGCGCGCGGCCGGCTGGTCGGCCGGGCCGGCCGGGGTGGGTCAGCCGATGACGGCGAGGAGCGCGGTCTCGGCCGCGGCCAGGTTCGCGTCGATCGTCGCCGCGTCGCTCGCGAGCATCGAGGCGAAGGTCGCGGCGGGGTCGGCGACCTCGACGCCGGGGTTCGCGTCGCGCACGGCCTGGTCGAAGGCCGTTTGCTGGTCGGTGAGCGTGGTCTCGAGGTCGCCGCGCGCGCTCTCGACGGCGTCGCGGTCACCCGAGCGCAGCGCGTCGGCGTAGGCGGTGTAGAGCGGGACGAGCGCACCGCTCTGCTCGGCGACGAGCGAGCAGACCCCCGCGGTTGCCTCGCCGCACCCCGCGGCGAACAGCTCGGCCCGGCGCTGCGCCGGCTCGACGTACGCCGGCCCGACCGCGTCGGCGATCTGCCCCCACGTGTCCGTCTCGACCGGGACGCAGCCCGAGTCGGAGACCGAGCACTCCGCGAGGAGGCCGTCGAGCGTCGCGACGCCCGCCGTCTGCGCCTGCTGGACCTCGAGGATCGCCGGGTAGCTCTCGCAGAAGCCCGTTGCCAGCTCGGCCGCGGCCGCGACCTGCTCCTGGTACGCCGTGAGCGCCTCGGCATCGGCCGTGCGGCGGGCCTGGGCCTCGGCTCGGCCGGGGAACTCCTCGGGCACCTTGCCGAGCGAGACCTCGGGCGCGGCGGCGGCCGCGACGGTCGCGGCGTGCGTCTGGATCCGGTCGCACTCGGCGCGGAACGCCGCGACGCCGTCGGCATCGGCCGGGCTCGCCAGCGCGGCGAGGTCGATCGGCGGGGTCGCGAGCAGCCCGAGCGCGTCGGACTCCCAGGCGTCGAGGTCGGCGTTCGCCGTCGCGACCGCCTCCTCGTTCCACGCGGTCTGCTGGCTGCGCTGCCACACGAGCAGGGCGCCGAGGGCCACCGCGAGCGTCACGACGATCGAGATGAGCGCGGGGACGAACGAGCGGCGCTTGCGGGGACGAACGTGGGCGCGAGGGACGGTCACGGGTTCCACTGTGCCAGGCCACGCGTCGATCCGGGCCTCACCGGCCGGGCGTGGGGGAGAATCGACTCGTCCCACTGCCCCGCGAAGGACCCGAGATGACGAGCGCCGCCAGCGCACCCGAGACCCCCGAACCGCCCCAGACGCCCGCGACGGACGCGCCGCCGGCCTCGACGGCGGAGCCGACCCGTGCCGCCTTCACCCGGTACAAGGTGATGGCGTGGGTGACGGGAACGTTCCTGCTCCTGCTGTGCGTCGAGATGGTCCTCAAGTACGTCCTGCAGGTCAACGGCCAGGACCAGCCGGTCATCGGGAACTGGATCGCGATCGTGCACGGCTGGATCTACGTCGTCTACGCGGCCACCTGCCTGCAGATCTGGAGCGCCGCGCGGTGGGGCTTCGGCCGGCTCGTCGTCATGATCCTCGGCGGCATCGTCCCGGTGCTGTCGTTCGTGGTCGAGGCGCGGGCCGCGCGCTGGCCGCTCGTCGAGCGGACCGCCTACCCCGCATCGCCCTGAGCGCCGGCGGGCCGCCGGCGCCGCCTATCCTTGGTGCCGTGACGCAGACCCCGTCGGCTCCGGCCGTCCCGCAGGCCTCGAGCCACCGCCCCGTCCTCGTCGTCGACTTCGGCGCCCAGTACGCCCAGCTCATCGCGCGGCGCGTGCGCGAGGCGCGGGTGTACTCCGAGATCGTCCCGCACACGATGTCCGCGGCCGACATGCTCGCCCGCGACCCGGCGGCGATCATCCTGTCCGGCGGGCCCTCCTCGGTGTACGAGGACGGCGCCCCCGCGCTCGACCCGGCGATCCTCGGCGCCGGGGTGCCCGTCCTCGGCATCTGCTACGGCTTCCAGGCGATGGCCGCCGCCCTCGGCGGCGAGGTCGCCCGGACGGGTCGGCGCGAGTACGGCGGCACCGACGTCGACGTCTGCGAGGCCGGCGTCCTGCTCGCCGGCACCCCCGAGCACCAGAGCACCTGGATGAGCCACGGCGATGCCGTCCACGCGGCGCCCGACGGCTTCACGGTGCTCGCGACGTCCGACGGCGCTCCCGTCGCCGCCTTCGAGGATGTGCGGCGGCGGCTGTTCGGCGTCCAGTGGCACCCCGAGGTGCGCCACTCCGAGCACGGGCAGACCGTGCTCGAGCGGTTCCTCTACGACGGTGCCGGCCTCGCGCCCGACTGGACGCCCGGCAACGTCATCGCCGACCAGGTCGAGAAGATCCGCGCCCAGGTCGGCGCCGCCCGCGTCATCTGCGGGCTGTCCGGCGGCGTCGACTCGGCCGTGGCGGCCGCGCTCGTCCAGAAGGCGGTCGGCGACCAGCTCACGTGCGTGTTCGTCGACCACGGCCTGCTGCGTGCCGGCGAGGCCGAGCAGGTCGAGCAGGACTTCGTCGCGGCGACGGGTGTCAACCTCGTCGTGGTCGACGCCCAGGAGCGCTTCCTCGACGCGCTCGCCGGTGTCACCGACCCGGAGACGAAGCGCAAGATCATCGGCCGCGAGTTCATCCGCGTGTTCGAGCAGGCCGCGCGCGACGTCGTGGCGGCCGCGCACGTCGTCGACGGCGGCGCGGGTGCTGCTGGCACGGCCGACAGCGCCGCGCACCCCGTGGAGTTCCTCGTCCAGGGCACGCTCTACCCCGACGTCGTCGAGTCCGGCGGCGGTGAGGGCGCGGCCAACATCAAGAGCCACCACAACGTCGGCGGCCTGCCGGACGACCTGCAGTTCTCCCTCGTCGAGCCGCTGCGCGAGCTGTTCAAGGACGAGGTCCGGGCCGTCGGTCTCGAGCTCGGCGTGCCGGAGGTCATCGTCTGGCGCCAGCCCTTCCCCGGCCCCGGTCTCGGCATCCGCGTCATCGGCGAGGTGACCCGCGAGCGGCTCGACGTGCTCCGGGCCGCCGACCTGATCGCCCGCGAGGAGCTGACCGCCGCCGGGCTCGACCGGGACATCTGGCAGTGCCCGGTCGTGCTGCTCGCCGACGTCCGCTCGGTCGGGGTGCAGGGTGACGGCCGCACCTACGGTCACCCGGTCGTGCTGCGCCCGGTCTCCTCCGAGGACGCGATGACGGCCGACTGGACCCGCGTCCCGTACGACGTCCTCGCCCGCATCTCCACCCGCATCACCAACGAGGTTGCCGACGTCAACCGCGTGGTGCTCGACGTCACGAGCAAGCCGCCCGCGACGATCGAGTGGGAGTAGCCCGCCGTCGGCGGGTGAGCCGGGTGGGCTGGGACACGGCCGGGCTGCCATGAGGATCGTCCACGTCTCCGACTGCTTCGCCCCGCGGGTCGGCGGGATCGAGACCCAGGTCGGCGACCTCGCGGCCCACCAGGCGCGCGCCGGGCACGACGTCCACGTCCTGACGGCGACCGCCGCCCCGGCGGGCACGCCCGACCGGTACCGCGAGGTCGTCGTGACCCCCGACGGCGTCACCGTCCACCGGATCGCCTCGCGCTACGTCGCGGGTCTGCCGGTCCACCCGCGCGGCCGCACGCTCCTCGCGCGCGCCATGGCCGAGCTCCGGCCCGACGTCGTCCACGTCCAGGCCGGCGTCGTCTCGCCCTTCGCGTTCCAGGGGGCGCGGGCCGCGCGGGCCGCCGACCTGCCGCTTGCGATCACCTGGCACTGCATGCTCGACGGCGTCGAGCGCCCCCTGCGCGCGGGCGCGCGCCTGCTCGGCTGGGACGGGGAGAGCGCCGCGCTGTCCGCGGTCAGCGACGTCGCGGCGGCGCGCGTCGGGGAGGCGTTCCCGGTCGAGGGCCGCCCCGCCGAGGTCGGCATCCTGCCGAACGGGCTCGACCTCGACGCGTGGGCGCCGACGGACGGCGCCGACGCGGGCGGCCCGGGTGACGAGGACGGCCTCCCCGTGCGCCCGCTGCGGATCGTCGCGACGCAGCGCGTCGCCCCGCGCAAGCGCACGACGGAGCTCGTCGACGTGCTCGCGGCCGTGCTCGCCGAGCTCGGCGCGGGTGCCGTGAGGCTGACGATCGCCGGGGACGGCCCCGACCTCGCTCGGGTGCGCCGGCACGCGCAGTCGCGCGGCGTCGCGGGTGACGTCGACCTGCTGGGGCGCGTCCCGCGCGGTGAGCTGGCACGGCTGTACGCCGACCAGGACGTGTTCCTGTCCGTCGCCCGGCTCGAGGCCTTCGGCATCGCGGCGCTCGAGGCGCGCGCGTCCGGGCTGCCGGTCGTCGCGCTCGACGGGACGGGCATCACGTCGTTCGTCACGGACGGTGTCGACGGTCTGATCGCCAAGGACGACGCGGGGCTCGCCCGGGCCGTCGCGAGTCTCCTCACGACGCCGGGGCTGGCCGCGCGGCTGCGCCGGAACGCTCGTGAGCACCGACCGGCGGCGGGGTGGGACGACGTGCTCGCCGCCGCCGAGCGGGAGTACTCCCGCGCCCGCCGACTCGTCCGGTTCCGGCCGCGACCCTGACGCCGGACCGCCCCGATCACGGAGGCGGGCCGACGAGGACGACCTCGCGGGTCGTCCGGCGGGGCAGCCCGTCAGCGGCGGCGGACCGCGCTCACGATCGCGGCGAGGAGCAGTGCGACGCCCGTCGCGGCGAGCGCGACGATGGCCGCGAGCTGCACGTCGACCCGCCGCCCCAGCACCGCCATGACGAGGTAGGCGGCGGCGAGGATGACGAGCACGCCCCACACGACCGTCCCGATCCGCGGCCCGCGGGGGAGCGGGTCGGGCAGCGTCGACGGGTCGGGCTGGGCCGGCTGGATCGATGGGTCGGGCTGCGCCGAGGGGCTCGGCTGAACGGGCGGCACGGGCGCGGTCGCGGTGGCGTCCGCGCCGGTCGGCTCGGCCGGCATCGGCTGACCGAGCGGCGTCGGCCGGTTCTCGGGTGTCGGCTGGGTGCTCATGATGCCGCTCCCTGGATCGTCGCGTCGCCCGCACCGACCGACAGGTCGATGACGAGCCTCGGTTCGCCGTCCGGCCCGAACGGCACGGACGCCTGGCTCCGCAGCCCGTCGTTCGCCGAGCCGCTGACGCCGTCGACGTCCCAGTCGGCCGAGCCGGCGAACACGTCGACGTCGAGCAGGACGGATACGCCCTCGGGCACCGTGATGACCGCGTCGCCGGCCGTCACGTGCACGGGGACCGTGACCGGCTCGGCGCCGACCGGGGGCAGCGGGATCTGCGTGAGGTCGACCTCGGCGTGCCCGGCGACGATCTTGAGGCCGTCGCTCGCCTCGCGCGCCGTGACCGGGGTCCAGTCGGCGGTGCCGGCGACCGTGACGCCGGACGCGTCCCACTCCCAGCCGAGCGCGCTGTTCGCCGCCGCCGGCACGGCGATGAGCCCGACGACGGCGAGCAGGCTCAGCAGCCCGCCGCGCCGTCCGGCCAGCCCGGCGAGCACGATGCCGAGGCCGAGCACGCCGAGCACGACCGCGAGGACGAGCAACGCGCTCACCGAGATCGCGCCGGTGCGGTCGGCGATGAGCAGAGCGGCGGCCGTGATGCCCGCGAGACCGACGACCGAGGCGACGTACGCCGGGTTCGGGGCGGTGCGCGGCTTCGGGGCCTTGGGGGGCTTGGGCGGGCGCGGCGCCGCGACGGCCGCGGGCGGGGCGGCCGGCCCGAACCCCGCGTCGTGGACGCCGGTGGCGGTCGCGAACGACGCCACGGGGCCGGACGCGGCGGGGACCGGCGACTCGGGGGTGCCCCACGGGGCGGACGGGTCGCCGGTCGTGCCGGAGGCCGCCGACGTGCCGGACGGGTCGCTCGACGGTGCACCCGGCTGGGCCGGGCCCGGCTGGGCGCCGCCCGACGTCGGCCGGTGCTGCGACCAGAGCCAGACGGCGAGCGTGATGAGCGCGATCCAGCCGAGGCCCTTGCCGATGCCCCACACCCACGCGCCGGAGCTGCCAACGTCGAACGGGTCGAGGCCGATGAGCAGGAAGACGACGATGCCGAGGTCCGCCTGGTCGAAGGTGCCCTTGACCGCCTCCTCCGCGTGGATCCGGCCGTCGGGCTCGGGCAGCAGCGCCCAGGCGATGGCGTAGGCGATGAAGCCGACGCCGCCGAGCATCGCTGCCACGACGAAGAGGCCGCGCACCAGCAGCGGGTCGAGCCCGAGCCGCGTGGCGACCCCGCCCGCGACGCCGCCGACCCAGCGGTCGGAGGAGCGCGTGATGCCGAGACCGCGCGCCCAGCGCCAGATCGGGGCGAGCGTCTCGCGGCCGTCGCGCTGCGGCTGTTGCGACGGGTGCGGCTGGCCGGGGGACGGCGGCACCTGGCTGTCGGGGGTGGTGTTCTGGGACATGCCTCCAGCCTGCCGGGACGACGAGGCCGCCGCTATGGGGGGACCCCCGGATTCTCGGGCCCGGCGAGGGCCGGTGGGCGGCGGCGTCTCAGGGTTCCCCCTGGTCTCGACCCTGGGATCGGGCGGCCGGGCCGCCGCGGCCTGGTCGGTGCCGGGCGTCCGTGCGACGATCCCATGGTGACCGAGTCAGCACCCGAGCCGCGGGCTGCCCAGGCGAGTGCCGGGGCGACGCCCGCCCGCCCGCACGGCGACCGGTCGACCGCCGAGCCCGGGGCCTCGTCGCCGGCCGCATCCGCGACCCCGCCGACCCACGCGACCGCGGCGACGCCGACGACGCCGGTCCCGGACCCGACGGCGCCCGTCCCTGGCACGGACCCGACGTCGCCGACTCCGTCGCCGCAGCGCCCCCCGCTCGTCCGCCCGCGCCGGGGGCGCTGGGTCGGCGGCGTCGCGGCCGGGCTCGCGCGCCACCTCGGGATCGACGTCTGGCTCGTCCGCCTCGGCTTCGTCGCGCTGACCCCGCTCCTGGGCATCGGCGTCGTCGGGTACGCGTTCTGGTGGCTCACGCTGCCGGAGGAGGGCGACCGCTCGCCGGGCAGCGACCGGCCGACGGTCATGGCGCGGCTCGCCCGGCCGCTGCGGCAGAGCCAGGGCCGCACGCTCCGCGTCGGCGACATCGTCGTCGCGCTCGGCCTGCTCGCCGTCGCGGCGGTCCTCGTCGCCTCGCGCCTCGGCGCGCCGCCGGTGCAGGGCTGGATCATCCCGGCGCTGCTCCTCGTCGCCGGGGCGGCCCTCGTGTGGGGCGAGCTCGACGCGCGGCGCGGTCAGCAGACGACCGGGCGGGTGCGCGTGCTCCGCCTGGTCGGTGGCGTCGCGATCGCCGCGACCGCGATCGTCCTGCTCGTCGGCCAGCGCGCGGAGCCGGTCGTCGTCGTCCAGTCGGCGCTCGCCGCCGTCGCCGTGCTGGCCGGCGTCGCGCTCGTGCTCGCGCCGTGGTGGCTCCGGCTGGTCCGCGAGCTCGGCGACGCGCGGGCCGAGCGCGAGCGCGAGGCCGAGCGCGCGGACATCGCGGCGCACCTGCACGACTCCGTGCTCCAGACCCTCGCCCTCATCAAGACCCGCTCGACGGAGCCCGAGGTGATCCGCCTGGCCCGCGCCCAGGAGCGCGACCTGCGCGCCTGGCTGTACGACGACCGCGCGCCGGCGGCCACGTCCGTCGCGCAGCAGGTGCGCGAGATGGTGGCGCTCGTCGAGGACACCCGCACGCACGCCGACGGCAGCGCGCCCGAGGTCGAGACGGTCGTCGTCGGCGACGTCGTGCCGGACGAGGGGACGCACGCGCTGCTGCAGGCGACGCGGGAGGCCCTGCTCAACGCCGTGGCCCACGGCGCCTCGCCCATCGCGGTCTACGTCGAGGCGTCAGACGACGGGGTCGAGGTCTCCGTCCGCGACCACGGCGACGGGTTCGACCTCGACCACGTGCCGCTCGACCGGTTCGGCGTGCGTGAGTCGATCATCGGGCGGGTGCGCCGGCGCGGCGGTGACGCGAGCGTCGTCGCGATGGCCGACGGCGGGACGGAGGTGCGCCTGTACCTCCCGAGGCGGCAGGCTGATCCCGAGTCGCCGAAGCACCAGGGTCAGGGCGCCGGCCAGGGCGGTGCCGGTCACGGCAGCGGTCAGAGCAGCAGCAGTCAACGCAGTCAGGAGGCCGCGGCATCATGAGCGAGTCAGCGAGCGGCGCGGTGGGTGCCGCGGGCGAGCCGGTGAGCGTCGTCCTCGTCGACGACCACGACATGTTCCGCGCCGGGGTCCGGGCCAGCCTCGGTCCGGGCATCCGCGTCGTCGGGGAGGCCGCCGACGTGCCCGACGCGATCGCGGTGGTCCGCCGGACGCGGCCGGCGGTCGTCCTGCTCGACGTCCACCTGCCCGGCGGCGAGGGCGGGGGTGGCGCCGAGGTGGCGCGGGCCTGCGTCGACCTCGCGCCGGGGACGCGGTTCCTCGCGCTCTCGGTGTCCGACGCGGCGGAGGACGTCGTGGCCGTCATCCGCGCCGGTGCGCGCGGGTACGTGACCAAGTCGATCACACCGGCGGCGCTCGTCGACGCCGTCGCGCGCGTGGCCGGTGGCGACGCCGTGTTCTCCCCGCGGCTGGCCGGGTTCGTGCTCGACGCGTTCGGCGCCGCCGGCCCGGGCGAGGTCGAGGTCGACGACGACGAGCTCGACCGGCTCACGGCTCGCGAGCGCGAGGTCATGCGACTCATCGCGCGCGGACGCTCCTACCGCGAGGTCGGCGCCGAGCTGTTCATCTCGGTCAAGACGGTCGAGACCCACGTGTCGGCCGTCCTGCGCAAGCTCCAGCTCTCCTCGCGCCACGAGCTCACCCGCTGGGCGGCGCAGCGCCGCCTCCTCTGACGTCCCCGCGACGCCCTCAGAACAGGGTCGGTGCGACCGGCTCGCCCGGGACCGTCGGCTCCGGTCGCGCCAGTCCCCGCGAGCGGTCGGAGGAGCGGTCCAGGCCGAGCTGGCGCAGCAGGGGACGGACCCGACCGGCGAGCTCGGCGCGGTAGCCGCGGTCGGCCTGGCTCGTCCGCCCCGGGTAGAGCTGCCGGTAGCGCGGGACGAGGTCGGGGCGGGTCCGCTCGAGCCAGGCGAAGAACCAGGGCTTCACGTGCTCGCGCAGGTGCAGGGCGCCGTAGACGACCGACTGCGCCCCGGCGTCTCGGACGTCGAGGAGCAGCCGGCGCAGCTGGGCCGTCGAGTCGGTGAGGAACGGCAGGATCGGCATGACGAAGACGTCGCAGTCGAGCCCGGCCTCGCGCGCGGCGGCGACGGTGGCGAGCCGCGCGGCCGTGGTCGGCGTCCCCGGCTCGACGAGCTGCTGGAGGGCGGGGTCGCCGATCGCGATGGACATCGAGAGGTGGACGCGGACGCGCCCCGCCGCCTCGGCCAGCAGCGGCAGGTCCCGGCGCAGCAGCGTGCCCTTGGTGAGGATCGAGAACGGCGTGCGGCGCTCGGTCAGCGCCGCGATGATGCCGGGCATGAGGCGGTAGCGACCCTCGGCGCGCTGGTAGGGGTCGGTGTTCGTGCCGAGCGCGACGTGCTCGGGCGACCAGGACGGCCGCCCGAGCTCCCGCCGCAGCACGTCGGCGACGTTGACCTTGACGACGATCTGCGAGTCGAAGTCGCGCCCGGCGTCCAGGTCGAGGTAGCGGTGCGACCCGCGGGCGAAGCAGTAGACGCACGCGTGCGAGCAGCCCCGGTAGGGGTTGATCGTCCATCGGAACGGCATCGCCGACGCCGCGGGGACGCGGTTGAGCGCGCTCTTGGCCACGACCTCGTGGAACGTGATGCCGGGGAACTCGGGCGGGCGCACCGTGCGCAGGTGGCCGGGCATCGGAGCGACCCGCGCCAGGTCGAGCCCGGGCAGCGCCCCGTCGGACACCGGCGCCGACTCGCCGTCCCGCGCGGGGGCGAGCTCCTGCGCGCTCCATCTCATCGCCGACCTCCGTCCCGCGTGGTTCCCTCGACCCCGCGAGGGTGGCCATGCTGCCCCCGGGGTCCGACATCCACGCGGTTGGCGGATGGGAACACCAGTACGAGGACAGTCCCCCATCCGCGGTCCCCCTACCCGCGAGCGCGAGCGCGTCGTTCGCTGACCGCCTCCGCGAGCACGTCGAGCGCCTCGACCGTCGCCTCCCAGCCGAGGCACGCGTCCGTCACGCTCTGGCCGTAGACCAGCCCGGCCGGTCCGGCGGTCACGTCCAGCGGCTGCGCGCCGGCGACGAGGTGGCTCTCGAGCATGAGCCCGGCGATCGGCTCGTCGGCCGCGACCTGCTCCGCGAGCTCCGCCGCGACCCGCGCCTGACGGACGTGGTCCTTGCCGCTGTTGCCGTGGCTGGCGTCGACCACCACCCGGTCGACGAGACCGGCGTCGGCGAGCATCCGGGACGCCGCCAGCACGTGCTCGGTGGCGTAGTTGGGCCCGTCGGCGCCGCCGCGCAGGATGACGGACGTGTCCGGGTTGCCGGTCGTCGTGACGAGGCTGGCGCGTCCGTCGGCGCCGATCCCGAGGAAGCTCTGCGGGGCCGCCGCGGCGACGGCCGCGTCGAGCGCGACCTGGAGCCCGCCGTCCGTCCCGTTCTTGAACCCGATCGGCATCGACAGGCCGGACGCGAGCTGGCGGTGGATCTGGCTCTCCGTCGTGCGCGCGCCGATCGCGCCCCACGCGACGAGGTCGGCCGTGTACTGCGGGCTGATCGGCTCGAGGAACTCGGTCCCGCACGGCACGCCGAGCGCGGTGACGTCGCGCAGGAACGCCCGGGCGAGCCGCAGCCCGGCCTCGATGTCGTGGCTCCCGTCGAGGTGGGGGTCGTTGATGAGGCCCTTCCAGCCGACCGTCGTGCGGGGCTTCTCGAAGTACGTCCGCATGACGACGAGGAGGTCCTCGCGGTGCCGGCGCGCCTCGCGCGCGAGGCGCGCCGCGTAGTCGAGCCCGGCCGCCGGGTCGTGGATGGAGCACGGGCCGACGACGGCGAGCAGCCGGTCGTCGGCCCGCGTCATGACGGCGCGCACCTCGTCCCTGGTGCGCGCGACGAACGCCGCGCGCTCGTGGTCGACCGGGAGGTCGGCGGCGACGCTGGCCGGGCTCGGAAGAGGGGTGAAGGCGGCGACGTGGACGTCGGAGGTCGTGTCGGTGCCGGTGGTGCGCGTGCTGGTCATGGTCCCGTCCTGCTGTCGTGCTGGTGGTGGCAGGCGGACCCGACGCAGAGCCCGCCATACGGCGAGGGGCAGAGCATCAGCTCTGCCCCGTCGGCTCTGAAGGTGATGGTGGGCGCTAGATCGGCGCCGGCCCCTCCAGAGCCGACTCGACATAGACGTACCAACGCGTGATCACGCAGAGCAGGCTAGCCCACCCCGGGCGGTTCGGCGGCCAGCGGTGGCTCGAAGTGCCTCCGGCTGCCCCGCGCCGGGTAAGGCTCGACTCGCCTGACGGGTCGGGATTCGCGACGTACCGTCATCTCATGAGCACCGTCGTCGGAGTCCTCGTCGTCCTGCACCTCCTCGGCTGGGCCATCGCGCTCGGCGGGATCCTCGTCTCGATGAAGGAGCCGAAGATCGCGGGCGGCGTGCTGCACGGGCTGTACCTGGCGCTGGCGACGGGTCTGCTCTTCGCGGCGTTCGCCGGCATGGCCTCCGACACCTGGTACCACCCGCTCGACTACGCCAAGATCGGCGTCAAGCTCGTCATCGCGCTCGTCGTCGTCGCGATGGGGATCGTCGGGAAGAACCGGCCCGAGAAGGTGACCAGGGGCTACCTCGGGGCGATGGCGGGGCTGATCGTCGTCAACGTCGCCATCGCCGTCCTCTGGCGATGACCCCGGCCGACCCAGCCGCGCCGGCCAGCCCCGCGCCGACCCGCATCGCGGTCGTCTCGGACGTCCACGGCAACGTCACCGCCCTGGCGGCCGTCCTCGCCGACATCGAGCGGCGCGGGATCGACCGGATCGTCAACCTCGGCGACACCGTCGGCAAGGGCCCGCGCGGCGAGGCGGCCGTCCGGCTGTGCCGCCGGGCCTGCGAGGTGAACGTCCGCGGCAACTGGGACGACTTCCTCCCCGGTCAGCCCGACGACGCTCCCGAGGAGCTGCGCTGGTGGCGCGACGAGCTCTCGCCCGAGAGTCGCGCCTGGCTGGTCTCGCTGCCGCTCAGCCACGACCTGGAGCTGAGCGGGCGGCGGATCCGCCTGTTCCACGCCTCCGCCACGAGCCCGCACGTCCGGGTGCACGCCCACCACACGCCGGAGCAGTTCGCCGGCATGTTCGTCAACACCGAGATGACGGGCGACGGGCCGGAGCCGGACGTCGTCGGGTACGCCGACATCCACGACGCCTACCTCGAGACGGTCGACGGGCGGACCCTGTTCAACGTGGGGAGCGTCGGGAACCCGCTCGACGAGCCGACGCCGAGCTACGTCGTCCTCGAAGGGACACCCGGACCGGCGCCGGCGCCGTTCGAGATCCGGTTCGTCCGGGTGCCCTACGACGTGGAGGCCGAGATCGCCGTGGCGCACGAGCTGCGGATGCCGACCCGCGAGGTGTGGGCCGTCGAGCTGCGCACCGCCGTCTACCGCTCCCGCCAGCCCTGACGGATCCGGCCGGCACCGCGCGATGCGGTGCCGGCCGGGGTCGGGGTCGGTGGGGCCGAGCGGGCCGGCGGGATCAGCGGCCCAGCGCCTCGCTCAGCTTGACGCGGTTGCCCATCCGCAGCAGCGACCCGGTGTAGATCCGCGCGGCCAGCATGACGACGAGGCCCGTCGTCGCGGCGAGGATGCCGAGCGAGAGCACGGGCTCCCACCACAGCGCCTCGCCGAAGAAC includes:
- a CDS encoding DUF3817 domain-containing protein → MTSAASAPETPEPPQTPATDAPPASTAEPTRAAFTRYKVMAWVTGTFLLLLCVEMVLKYVLQVNGQDQPVIGNWIAIVHGWIYVVYAATCLQIWSAARWGFGRLVVMILGGIVPVLSFVVEARAARWPLVERTAYPASP
- the guaA gene encoding glutamine-hydrolyzing GMP synthase; its protein translation is MTQTPSAPAVPQASSHRPVLVVDFGAQYAQLIARRVREARVYSEIVPHTMSAADMLARDPAAIILSGGPSSVYEDGAPALDPAILGAGVPVLGICYGFQAMAAALGGEVARTGRREYGGTDVDVCEAGVLLAGTPEHQSTWMSHGDAVHAAPDGFTVLATSDGAPVAAFEDVRRRLFGVQWHPEVRHSEHGQTVLERFLYDGAGLAPDWTPGNVIADQVEKIRAQVGAARVICGLSGGVDSAVAAALVQKAVGDQLTCVFVDHGLLRAGEAEQVEQDFVAATGVNLVVVDAQERFLDALAGVTDPETKRKIIGREFIRVFEQAARDVVAAAHVVDGGAGAAGTADSAAHPVEFLVQGTLYPDVVESGGGEGAANIKSHHNVGGLPDDLQFSLVEPLRELFKDEVRAVGLELGVPEVIVWRQPFPGPGLGIRVIGEVTRERLDVLRAADLIAREELTAAGLDRDIWQCPVVLLADVRSVGVQGDGRTYGHPVVLRPVSSEDAMTADWTRVPYDVLARISTRITNEVADVNRVVLDVTSKPPATIEWE
- a CDS encoding glycosyltransferase family 4 protein, whose protein sequence is MRIVHVSDCFAPRVGGIETQVGDLAAHQARAGHDVHVLTATAAPAGTPDRYREVVVTPDGVTVHRIASRYVAGLPVHPRGRTLLARAMAELRPDVVHVQAGVVSPFAFQGARAARAADLPLAITWHCMLDGVERPLRAGARLLGWDGESAALSAVSDVAAARVGEAFPVEGRPAEVGILPNGLDLDAWAPTDGADAGGPGDEDGLPVRPLRIVATQRVAPRKRTTELVDVLAAVLAELGAGAVRLTIAGDGPDLARVRRHAQSRGVAGDVDLLGRVPRGELARLYADQDVFLSVARLEAFGIAALEARASGLPVVALDGTGITSFVTDGVDGLIAKDDAGLARAVASLLTTPGLAARLRRNAREHRPAAGWDDVLAAAEREYSRARRLVRFRPRP
- a CDS encoding PspC domain-containing protein, translating into MSQNTTPDSQVPPSPGQPHPSQQPQRDGRETLAPIWRWARGLGITRSSDRWVGGVAGGVATRLGLDPLLVRGLFVVAAMLGGVGFIAYAIAWALLPEPDGRIHAEEAVKGTFDQADLGIVVFLLIGLDPFDVGSSGAWVWGIGKGLGWIALITLAVWLWSQHRPTSGGAQPGPAQPGAPSSDPSGTSAASGTTGDPSAPWGTPESPVPAASGPVASFATATGVHDAGFGPAAPPAAVAAPRPPKPPKAPKPRTAPNPAYVASVVGLAGITAAALLIADRTGAISVSALLVLAVVLGVLGLGIVLAGLAGRRGGLLSLLAVVGLIAVPAAANSALGWEWDASGVTVAGTADWTPVTAREASDGLKIVAGHAEVDLTQIPLPPVGAEPVTVPVHVTAGDAVITVPEGVSVLLDVDVFAGSADWDVDGVSGSANDGLRSQASVPFGPDGEPRLVIDLSVGAGDATIQGAAS
- a CDS encoding ATP-binding protein, encoding MTESAPEPRAAQASAGATPARPHGDRSTAEPGASSPAASATPPTHATAATPTTPVPDPTAPVPGTDPTSPTPSPQRPPLVRPRRGRWVGGVAAGLARHLGIDVWLVRLGFVALTPLLGIGVVGYAFWWLTLPEEGDRSPGSDRPTVMARLARPLRQSQGRTLRVGDIVVALGLLAVAAVLVASRLGAPPVQGWIIPALLLVAGAALVWGELDARRGQQTTGRVRVLRLVGGVAIAATAIVLLVGQRAEPVVVVQSALAAVAVLAGVALVLAPWWLRLVRELGDARAEREREAERADIAAHLHDSVLQTLALIKTRSTEPEVIRLARAQERDLRAWLYDDRAPAATSVAQQVREMVALVEDTRTHADGSAPEVETVVVGDVVPDEGTHALLQATREALLNAVAHGASPIAVYVEASDDGVEVSVRDHGDGFDLDHVPLDRFGVRESIIGRVRRRGGDASVVAMADGGTEVRLYLPRRQADPESPKHQGQGAGQGGAGHGSGQSSSSQRSQEAAAS